One Solanum lycopersicum chromosome 4, SLM_r2.1 DNA window includes the following coding sequences:
- the LOC101247715 gene encoding vacuolar protein sorting-associated protein 26A isoform 2 (isoform 2 is encoded by transcript variant 2), producing the protein MNYIIGAFKPACNISITFGDGKSRKQVPLKKENGQTVMVPLFQSQENIAGKISVEPVSGKKVEHNGIKVELLGQIEMYFDRGNFYDFTSLVRELDVPGEIYERKTYPFEFSTVEMPYETYNGVNVRLRYILKITISRGYAGSIVEYQDFVVRNYSPPPSINNSIKMEVGIEDCLHIEFEYNKSKYHLKDVIIGKIYFLLVRIKIKNMDLEIRRRESTGSGANTHVETETLAKFELMDGAPVRGESIPIRLFLSPYELTPTYRNINNKFSVKYYLNLVLVDEEDRRYFKQQEITMFRLEETS; encoded by the exons ATG AATTACATTATTGGAGCGTTCAAGCCAGCATGCAACATCTCAATCACGTTTGGTGATGGAAAATCCCGCAAACAG GTCCCCTTGAAGAAGGAAAATGGTCAAACTGTTATGGTCCCACTTTTCCAAAGTCAAGAAAACATTGCTGGAAAG ATTTCTGTAGAACCAGTATCAGGGAAGAAGGTTGAACATAATGGGATCAAAGTTGAGCTTCTTGGTCAGATAG AAATGTACTTTGACAGGGGGAACTTTTACGACTTCACCTCCCTTG TCCGAGAACTGGATGTTCCTGGTGAAATTTATGAAAGGAAAACATATCCTTTTGAGTTTTCAACTGTTGAAATGCCCTATGAAACATATAATGGGGTTAATGTTCGACTTAG GTATATCCTTAAAATTACTATCAGCCGTGGTTATGCTGGTAGCATAGTTGAATATCAAGACTTCGTG GTGCGCAACTATAGCCCGCCTCCATCAATCAACAATAGTATTAAG ATGGAAGTTGGTATTGAAGATTGCCTCCATATTGAGTTTGAGTACAACAAAAGCAA GTATCACCTGAAAGATGTTATCataggaaaaatatattttctccttGTAAGAATTAAGATAAAGAACATGGATCTTGAGATTAGACGCCGAGAATCGACAGGTTCTGGGGCAAATACCCATGTTGAAACAGAGACGCTGGCCAAGTTTGAGTTGATGGATGGTGCTCCAGTCAGAG GTGAATCAATACCCATTAGACTCTTCCTTAGTCCATATGAGCTGACACCAACATACCGCAATATCAACAACAAATTTAGTGTGAAATACTATTTGAATCTTGTTCTTGTTGACGAAGAGGACCGTCGGTACTTCAAACAGCAAGAGATCACGATGTTTCGCCTGGAAGAAACTTCCTGA
- the LOC101247715 gene encoding vacuolar protein sorting-associated protein 26A isoform 1 (isoform 1 is encoded by transcript variant 1), which produces MYVSPSSFVCSVLLVLPLILSLARIVHLRFFQEDFGPLFTSFSMNYIIGAFKPACNISITFGDGKSRKQVPLKKENGQTVMVPLFQSQENIAGKISVEPVSGKKVEHNGIKVELLGQIEMYFDRGNFYDFTSLVRELDVPGEIYERKTYPFEFSTVEMPYETYNGVNVRLRYILKITISRGYAGSIVEYQDFVVRNYSPPPSINNSIKMEVGIEDCLHIEFEYNKSKYHLKDVIIGKIYFLLVRIKIKNMDLEIRRRESTGSGANTHVETETLAKFELMDGAPVRGESIPIRLFLSPYELTPTYRNINNKFSVKYYLNLVLVDEEDRRYFKQQEITMFRLEETS; this is translated from the exons ATGTATGTATCTCCTTCATCTTTTGTCTGCTCAGTGCTTTTGGTTCTTCCTTTAATCTTGTCTCTTGCTCGAATTGTGCATCTCCG ATTCTTCCAAGAGGATTTTGGTCCACTATTCACTTCTTTTAGCATG AATTACATTATTGGAGCGTTCAAGCCAGCATGCAACATCTCAATCACGTTTGGTGATGGAAAATCCCGCAAACAG GTCCCCTTGAAGAAGGAAAATGGTCAAACTGTTATGGTCCCACTTTTCCAAAGTCAAGAAAACATTGCTGGAAAG ATTTCTGTAGAACCAGTATCAGGGAAGAAGGTTGAACATAATGGGATCAAAGTTGAGCTTCTTGGTCAGATAG AAATGTACTTTGACAGGGGGAACTTTTACGACTTCACCTCCCTTG TCCGAGAACTGGATGTTCCTGGTGAAATTTATGAAAGGAAAACATATCCTTTTGAGTTTTCAACTGTTGAAATGCCCTATGAAACATATAATGGGGTTAATGTTCGACTTAG GTATATCCTTAAAATTACTATCAGCCGTGGTTATGCTGGTAGCATAGTTGAATATCAAGACTTCGTG GTGCGCAACTATAGCCCGCCTCCATCAATCAACAATAGTATTAAG ATGGAAGTTGGTATTGAAGATTGCCTCCATATTGAGTTTGAGTACAACAAAAGCAA GTATCACCTGAAAGATGTTATCataggaaaaatatattttctccttGTAAGAATTAAGATAAAGAACATGGATCTTGAGATTAGACGCCGAGAATCGACAGGTTCTGGGGCAAATACCCATGTTGAAACAGAGACGCTGGCCAAGTTTGAGTTGATGGATGGTGCTCCAGTCAGAG GTGAATCAATACCCATTAGACTCTTCCTTAGTCCATATGAGCTGACACCAACATACCGCAATATCAACAACAAATTTAGTGTGAAATACTATTTGAATCTTGTTCTTGTTGACGAAGAGGACCGTCGGTACTTCAAACAGCAAGAGATCACGATGTTTCGCCTGGAAGAAACTTCCTGA